In one Brevibacillus composti genomic region, the following are encoded:
- a CDS encoding saccharopine dehydrogenase family protein encodes MRVAILGVGGVGQVSACEIVKSKYLKKLVLADISIGPAEELAAELRRETDVEIQVKRVDARDVSSVQNILHDIDVLLHIGLPENNFDVMKACLNTKTHYIDTASCGPQWLRKQLAWSDKFKAAGILGIMGLGCDPGFSNIAARYAVDQLDEVDEILIRDADNSVVDYDGFCSFFSPQTAIQECLAKPNYWTADKGEQYLPTPFANKEEFEFPEPIGWMDCYNVEHEEATTLGETIGRAKGCKYVDFKYALHPDFVNTLKVLSYLGLDSDEEIEVKGVKVVPRDVVVTTMPKPADLAGKIHGYSSVGALVKGRKNNKRKEVYVYTMANHDEVFFKTEFQATIWQTGIPPVVAVDMMAEGLLQATGCIPPELIDPLPFLERMKARGMMWDVIEKTAPLRQIS; translated from the coding sequence ATGCGAGTCGCTATATTAGGTGTTGGCGGTGTTGGACAGGTAAGTGCTTGTGAAATTGTGAAGTCCAAATATCTGAAAAAACTGGTGTTGGCCGATATTTCCATCGGGCCGGCGGAAGAGCTGGCTGCCGAACTGCGCCGGGAAACCGATGTGGAAATTCAGGTAAAGCGGGTCGATGCCCGCGATGTGTCCAGTGTCCAAAATATTTTGCACGATATCGATGTGCTGCTTCACATCGGACTACCCGAGAACAATTTTGACGTGATGAAGGCATGTCTGAATACGAAAACCCACTATATCGACACGGCTTCCTGCGGCCCGCAGTGGCTCAGAAAGCAGCTCGCCTGGAGCGACAAATTCAAAGCGGCGGGCATCCTCGGCATCATGGGGCTCGGCTGCGATCCAGGCTTCTCCAATATCGCGGCGCGTTACGCCGTCGACCAGTTGGATGAGGTCGACGAGATTTTGATCCGCGACGCAGATAATTCTGTCGTCGACTATGACGGCTTCTGCTCCTTCTTCAGCCCGCAGACGGCCATTCAGGAATGCCTCGCCAAACCCAATTACTGGACGGCGGACAAAGGGGAACAGTATCTGCCCACTCCCTTTGCCAACAAAGAGGAGTTCGAGTTCCCCGAGCCCATTGGCTGGATGGACTGCTACAACGTAGAGCATGAAGAAGCCACCACGCTCGGCGAGACAATCGGCAGAGCCAAAGGGTGCAAATACGTGGATTTTAAGTACGCGCTTCACCCCGATTTCGTCAACACGCTGAAGGTGCTCAGCTACCTGGGGCTGGACAGCGACGAGGAGATCGAGGTCAAAGGCGTGAAAGTCGTCCCGCGGGACGTCGTCGTAACGACGATGCCCAAGCCGGCTGATCTCGCCGGAAAAATCCACGGCTACTCTTCGGTCGGCGCGCTCGTCAAAGGCCGGAAAAATAACAAGCGAAAAGAAGTTTACGTCTACACGATGGCCAACCATGATGAGGTATTTTTCAAGACGGAATTCCAGGCTACGATCTGGCAGACCGGCATCCCGCCAGTTGTCGCTGTTGACATGATGGCGGAAGGTCTGCTCCAAGCGACCGGCTGCATTCCGCCTGAGCTGATCGACCCGCTCCCGTTTTTGGAGCGCATGAAGGCTCGCGGCATGATGTGGGATGTCATTGAAAAGACGGCCCCTCTACGGCAGATATCGTAA
- a CDS encoding TetR/AcrR family transcriptional regulator: MPEHISETHTAMKTPVTTKGAKTRQRLLDTAEEVFGRKGYFDASIVDITQQANVAQGTFYNYFSSKYEIFAELIKQLSRDFRSQIKQEVAKAKSYQDAQRIGFNQFFKWVKAHRNLYSIVQQAVLVDEALYRSYYERLATGYVSGLEEAMGKGEFKPLHAETVAYCLMGMSQFIGMRWVYWEGEDVPEQVFEDAMTLIFEGLAASESKGKVE, from the coding sequence ATGCCCGAACATATTTCCGAAACACATACCGCGATGAAAACGCCCGTCACCACAAAGGGGGCAAAAACGCGCCAACGATTGCTGGATACGGCGGAAGAGGTATTCGGCCGAAAGGGGTACTTCGATGCGTCGATCGTGGACATCACCCAGCAGGCCAATGTGGCGCAGGGGACCTTTTACAATTATTTTTCATCGAAGTACGAAATCTTCGCGGAGCTAATAAAGCAGTTGAGCCGGGATTTTCGCAGCCAAATCAAACAGGAGGTAGCCAAGGCGAAAAGCTACCAGGATGCGCAGCGAATCGGCTTCAACCAATTTTTTAAATGGGTCAAGGCGCACAGAAATCTGTACAGTATCGTGCAGCAAGCGGTGCTGGTGGATGAGGCGCTTTATCGCTCGTATTACGAGCGCCTGGCGACCGGCTATGTAAGCGGCCTGGAGGAAGCGATGGGAAAGGGGGAGTTCAAGCCGTTGCACGCCGAAACAGTCGCCTACTGTTTGATGGGGATGAGCCAATTTATCGGCATGAGGTGGGTGTACTGGGAGGGGGAGGACGTTCCCGAGCAGGTGTTTGAAGATGCCATGACCCTTATTTTTGAAGGTCTAGCTGCAAGCGAAAGCAAAGGGAAGGTGGAGTGA
- a CDS encoding polyamine ABC transporter substrate-binding protein, with protein sequence MMMKKRTSRVWMILLLIAALFAGLAGCGGPAASSAPQASAGTNSSSDGSGTASGESGQNQPKLAKSLNLFIWSEYIPTSVLEAFEKEYGVKVNISTYSSNEEMFAKLSVHSAGYDLAVASDYMVDLMRKQQLMEKLDFANIGNIQNIGPEFLKRSADPEGAYSVPYMWGNVLIAVNTEKVRVPVASYRDLLRPEFKDSLVVLDDSRSMIGIANQMQGKSLNETDPAALEKSKELLRQLLPNIKAFDSDSPKTMLVTGEVAAGIVYGAEASLARQENPKIQAVLPEEGMELWQDNFIIPKGSPNKLTAETFINFVLRPEISAEISKHYPYANPNLAAHELIDKEVLEDPAVYPPKEELAKGEYMIDIGEAATLYDRIWSEIKLE encoded by the coding sequence ATGATGATGAAAAAGCGGACAAGCCGTGTCTGGATGATCCTGCTGCTGATCGCTGCTCTGTTCGCCGGTCTCGCCGGCTGCGGCGGTCCTGCCGCCTCCTCCGCCCCGCAAGCCTCCGCCGGGACAAATTCCTCTTCGGACGGCAGCGGCACTGCCAGCGGGGAAAGCGGTCAGAATCAGCCCAAGCTGGCCAAATCGCTCAATCTGTTTATCTGGTCTGAATACATTCCCACCAGCGTGCTGGAAGCCTTCGAAAAAGAGTACGGCGTGAAAGTAAACATCAGCACCTACTCGTCCAATGAGGAGATGTTCGCCAAGCTCTCCGTCCATTCGGCGGGATACGACCTGGCCGTCGCCAGCGACTACATGGTCGACCTGATGCGCAAACAGCAGCTGATGGAGAAACTAGACTTTGCCAACATCGGCAATATCCAAAACATCGGACCGGAATTTTTGAAGCGCTCCGCCGACCCCGAGGGTGCCTACTCTGTTCCCTACATGTGGGGCAACGTCCTGATCGCCGTCAATACGGAAAAGGTGCGTGTCCCGGTCGCCAGCTACCGGGATCTGCTCCGGCCGGAGTTCAAGGATTCCCTGGTCGTGCTGGATGACTCGCGGTCGATGATCGGGATCGCCAACCAGATGCAAGGGAAATCGCTCAATGAAACAGACCCCGCCGCCCTGGAAAAGTCGAAGGAACTGCTCCGCCAGCTTTTGCCCAACATCAAGGCCTTCGACAGCGACAGCCCCAAGACGATGCTGGTCACGGGAGAGGTGGCCGCCGGCATCGTGTACGGCGCCGAAGCCTCGCTGGCCCGGCAGGAGAATCCCAAGATCCAGGCCGTGCTGCCCGAAGAAGGCATGGAGCTGTGGCAGGATAATTTCATCATCCCCAAAGGAAGTCCGAACAAGCTGACCGCGGAGACCTTTATCAACTTCGTCCTCCGCCCCGAGATCAGCGCCGAAATTTCCAAGCACTATCCCTACGCCAACCCGAATCTGGCTGCCCACGAGCTGATCGACAAGGAGGTGCTTGAGGATCCTGCCGTCTATCCGCCGAAGGAGGAGTTGGCGAAAGGCGAATACATGATTGACATCGGGGAAGCCGCCACTCTGTACGACCGCATCTGGTCGGAAATCAAACTGGAGTAG